CgccaactgtgaaaatttcgagaaaatcgtttcagctgtTTTTAgttctatacggaaaaaacaaacaaaaaaaaaacaaacacaaatggatttttaaacATAAGAttcgccaaaatttaattttctttgaaaattccgTCAATAAttggttttcatagaaaatttcgtcgtatttttgtagaaaatttcatcaacaagAATGCTACGGGAAGGCTCTAAAatccaaacaaataaacaaatgaaatctgttttcatagaaaattttctcgaaatttgatttttataccaaattttattgaaatttgatattatagaatattttgtcaaattattattttttatcactaaattatacaatttttgtttgtttctctttcgagacgagctcaatgatcgcagattgcaaattaaaaaggaaagccaaagatagcaatacacaccaaccactattttattttttataaaaaattaagtcgaaattgatttttaaaaaacattttttcatgaACATAATTTTCATGGAAAGTTTAGTGGAaattcaattttcatagaaaatttcttcaaaatgtgattttcacagaaaatgttgttgaaattttattttcacagaaaatgtcgaaatttgaatttcacagataatttggtcgaaattcgatttccataaaaatgttatttggttttcatcaaaatgtcaaaattttaatttaatacaaATCATTTTGTCACAACAGTTTAATTTTTactaaatatttgtaaaaattagatattttttagaaaattttgtctatattgatctgattatttaaattttttaatgttttcacaAAATGTTCGCCTGCTTGTGCTATACTTGCCAGTGATGGTATGCTATGTGCTGCTCATTATGaaaaaagtacaagtcgttCCATCCCTACTGCATTCGCTTACACAATTCATTATGGTTGAGCGCCATCTTTAACATGACAACTCtagctcacacacacacattcttgCCAGGCAACACACAGATTATAGGCGGCTAACAACACAACAACATTTAACCATTCAATTTGAGCTTAGCTACAACTCGAACAGCACAGCGAATTCATTCGAATTTTTTCGTTCAACGGGCATAGACGTACAAGTTTGAGTTAACGGAATACTTAAAAGAGCGGTAAAAAAGTGAAGTCAACAAACGAAAAGTGTATACGTGTgtgcttttggtttttttttttaaacataaatgAGAGCAAGAGAGTGTATGAATTTTGAAAACTTGGCTTAAATCGGAGTGCCAATAGCATAGAACTATAGAAGTTTGAATATGTGTTGTATGTCAGTTATTTagacaaataataaaaagagAGATAAATTCCCGAGAGATACAGTGAGGAGTATCAAATTAAATGTGGGGAGATCTATAGAGAACAAAGTCTGAATACAATTAAGTAGTATCTACTTGACTCTTTAAGAAGCACCAGCAGCAGCCGCAGTTTTAGTAGCTTTAGCTGTCTCGCTGTCAGTCCGCGCGCAACTGtgacaaaagcaacaacaacaaagaaaagaaaaaaaaacaaatataagatCAAGCCAAAGCATTAAATTATTAAGCGTTTCTTATTCAATAAAACTCTTAACTACGACGACGGGCTTAGGGTGTGGTGCAATATTTTTCTtgtgaagaaaaatttaatttgctcaaatttaaataaataaaagaaaaataacaatacaaattgtaaaaaaatgtcGTTTAGTAGAAGAATTTCAACACAGCTGCGGTCATCATGTGTCCACCTTCCGACCACTATTATCCTTGCCACACTGATGCTGGCAATGTTCTTCATTGAAGGCACGCAGGCTCAGCGAACACCCACAATTTCATACATCACACAAGAACAGATTAAGGATGTTGGAGGCACCGTAGAATTCGATTGTTCGGTGCAGTATGCCTCCGAGTACCCTGTGATATGGACCAAAAATGCTGGCGATTCCGTTTTCCTGTCGACAGGCTCCACATTGGTCATTAAAGATTCGCGTTTCGCCCTGCGCTATGATCCCAATTCATCAACGTACAAACTACAAATCAAAGATATCCAAGAGACTGATGCTGGTACCTATACCTGCCAAATCGTGATGTCTGTGGTGCACAAAGTCAGCGCCAATGTTCAACTCTCTGTTAGACGTCCTCCCGTAATCTCCGACAATTCCACACAATCTCTGGTGGCTAGTGAAGGCAGTGAAGTTCAAATGGAATGCTATGCAAGTGGTTATCCAACACCAACCATCAATTGGCGTCGTGAGAATAACGCCATTTTACCCACAGGTAAGTTTAAAGTTATCCAAAACATTGAAATACTCGTACTCGTAAAACAATAATCGCCAGAGCTAGGGAATTTTAGGGTCAGTGAACATGCTGGGGCAAAAAATCATGAAGTACTCATAGATGAATACAAAGAGGAAAAAATGCCTGTCCAGAGCGAAGGGGAAATAGGGTCTTTGTATTTGAGAACATGTATAGTGTAGAGTAGCGCAAATGGGGCACAGTCAAGATCATTGTGTGTTTataagcttttttttttgttaatacaGTTGACTCACCCTACCTGTCAATGTGTGATGCGTTTCAAAACACTTTTTCTCTTACTcacccctctctctctctctctcttagtCTCTTCGAAGATGACTTATCAGAGAGTATATGAGAGACTTAAACCCAAGCTAGCTTCGATGAGagcttgaaaatattttaacgtGATTTTGAAACCAGTATTTTTTGTTGGCTTAAATGCTTAAAAAATACATGTTTGTATGTAAATATAATGTCTATAAACTGTTTTGAGAAACACCTAAGTAAATAGCTACATCTATTtaagtttgtttttatattttttagaaataatTTCACAAGAACCAAGGCTACGGCTATGTGcagtttttttaaataacaaaaatgtgttaataagaaatatatacatacatacttacatATAATAACAATATTGAGTTAGGCCCCTTGGACGGGAAATActattttttgtacaaaaatggTTCTTACTTTgatccaattttaatttttaatggttgCGCTgtattttaagtgaaattttttttctttgtttaaggCAAAGGTAAACTTCTCTCATGGGAAAGGGTGATTAACTACATTTTTTAGGGCCACTGTGGGAAAAGTAACGGCAACTTTTTATTATCTTCTTTTAGGGCCACTGTGGCGCAAAGTTTAGCATATCTGTCTATGACACTGAACCACTAGTTTTTAATCCTGGCTATAAAATCAGTGCTAGTTAATCCCTCATTAATGCTGGAGATTTGTTTAGTGGTGTTGCTCCGCGGTACGCCTTTGGTACTCGGCAAAAAAAAATAGGTATCTTGActcggagagcactcattgagaTGACAAAAGTTACCCGCTGTTCTTTGATCGAATGCATATTTATTTCCAATCTTcatcatttttaaattattgagTTTGTGCTTTCAGTTCAGATTTCTGACTTTGCATTTAGCCTCCTGAGATTATCAATTAAACAAAggaataaaattaatattttgtggTACGAAACTTCCTTGGCCTAATTTTATAACTCTaaaaaaattaggaaatttttacagtatATATATACGGGGaaactgaaaattgtttctggggacaaaaaagaaagtaaacagGCGTATTTATACTCCTTCATTCATTACagacaggattcactgaataaggttaagccaagcgatcagccgatatagtttttttttaatatttggcagtacttggcattgaggatgtcaacttgttctctttttacattcattctttgtttacgttttctcctatatgatgacattttcaatcgtcagatttgacatccttaatgatgtttatggggcctatccactttgtgtttttgcatgtgacctaaccttctattagtgaatcctgcatTACAGACTGCCCTTACACATAGAAGTCACTTCTTTCCTATATTGCAGATCCGAATCGTTAGTTTTTTTAATTCAGGAAGGATtggaatggacggacagacatatggaAAAGACTGGAACCGACACgcaagaaaaaatataaagctCCTTGTCCTTCCGTGCTTATCCTACAATATGATACATTAAGTTCTGTGATACTTAGCTAAGGTAAtgttatgttaggttgaaaaactCTTCACGGACGTCAGGAAACTCTTCACGGACATCATTTCCCGCCCCTGATAGCCCGAGACTCAGCAAAGCTTAATCACTTAATCGACAAATTTCACTATAACCCCAGACTAGAACCTTCAGATTCACCTGCGCCTTACCAGTTCAGCAATAGCACAATGTATATAGAATTCGTGGCCTCGTAGGATTGAAATTAACTTAAATTATGCAATACTCATAACCATGCGTGAAGTTTCTTCTCGATTCTTTAATGTGTTTAAGTGAGGAAATTTTTGACATACTACCAGTGTTTAAAACCACGTAGCGCCTGGGtgaagaatatcagaaaaaattttcagcggtggctattccctcctaatgttggcgacctTTGTGAGGTTCTGTACCGTTTGGTAtaaaagccatgtaaaaacttctcaacaaaatgtgtcgcactgcggcacgccgttcggactcggatatgaacaggaggccccttatcattgagcttaaacttgaatcgaacagcacatccttataatgaaaatgcaaatttttatcatcaaaaatggttttattatttttaaaagtaTCCTCCCGTatgatttatacacttttgcatgggGTCAAACCAATTAGCGAAACACTTTTTCCACTTCGATTAAGACACctccaaaacatggttattgaacgCTTCCACAGCATTTTCTGGGTACGAAAATCATTGACCACGCATTTTTATCTTAATGCGCGGCAATAAAAAGAAATCGTTGGGTTCCAAATGAAGGCTGTACGGTGGATGACCCATCAATTCGATGTTTAGGCTggttggaggccatcgtagcgcagaggtttggatgtccgcctatggcgctgaactcctgggttcaaatcctagcgagaccatcacaaaattttcagtggtggttatccccttataaTGCTGGCGATGtctgtgagctactatgccatgtaaaaacttctcaaaagatgtgtcgcactgcggaacgccgttcggtctcggctataaaaaggaggttccttattattgagcttaaacttgaagcggactgcactcattgatatgtaagaagtttgaccCTATTTCTTAGTGGAAAAAAGGCTTTGACCTGTGAGAGCTCACATTGGCATGGGGAGAGCTCACATTGCGATAAGTCTTCTCTTGTTCGTTTTCGAATTTTTCCCACGACTTTATGCAATTAAAATGTGGCGTGTCACTCAGAATTGACCATCCTACGTTGCTCAAGCGTaacagtcgccacatgaccGGTTTTGCCGAAGAAAAAAGCGACCGTTTGCTTCGAAATGCTTCTTCACGAACAACTTTTGTAGGATTTGGCCCGTCTTCGAGGACCCACAAGgtcgatttttgttttgttggggGGTCATACGCTTAGACGCTGTGACGATCTTTTGAATGTATTTTGAAGTACCGCGAAAGTGCCGAATTCAACGAGAACAAACCTTTTTTACGGTAAGGTATTCATGCAATATCGAATATAAGGTGGTGATAGCCTCTAGCTCACGGTGTGTCGCATCTTGCATTACAAGTTCATGCAAAGCATCAATGTTCTCTGATACAACGGCCGTTTTTTGGAAACCCTTCTGGGAATAAGACTTTGAACGAGCGTCGCCTACGacttaattaattaaaacagTCTTGCACACTGGTATAGGGTGTTGCTTTAACCCCATACATCAATCCACTCTTGTCGTAATAattcacgtcgaaagttgtggTAAATAGTCGCacgaaaatcttaatttttttttggtcaaattaattttttcatgtcACTGTAAACAAATGATGGTCGTAGGTCAAAACGTTTAAAGTTCGTTATACTAGAAAATGGTAATGTCAGATTGCCCTatggaaatgtcagattgcaCCTGACAACACTTAGTGTTACCTACGCGAAAAACTTATGTAGTTACAGTTATAGTTGTCAACTTCCACCATCTGACCGAGTCTTCTTGACAATTTATGTAGAATAACAGCTGCATTCATCAGGAAAATAGTACACCATATAtaatctccctctctctctaaTAAAAAGAATCAACGATCCCAAAGGGAGCTAGCTGTAAAATATCCTTCCTTCCTTAACAGGTATGGTTGTCAACTTCCACTGCGTGATTGAGTCTTCTggacaatttatgttttgatatcaacAATTTGACTTTATATGAGTTTATTGCCGATCTTACTTTctcatattattttttaattgctaTGAGAGAAGTTACTTCTCTGTACTGAATGGAGTTTAGTGCAGAAAATGTAGACATAACATCAGTATTCAAAATAACATATAATGACATTGCTTTATACTGGTGTACGTCATAGCAATAGTTGTCAACTTCCATTCTCCGTCCAAGTCGTCTGAACTACATATGTGTTGATATCAATAACTtcattttatttgcatttactGCTTAAAATTCTTCATATTCATTTTCGGTTTTTAAAGTAGTCATTCCAAGTATCATGAAAGGGTCAAAGATTTTCAACATACTATAGTTTCATGGATTCATCCCAGAAAAACAATGACTTCTTTGAAAAGCAGCTGAATTTTTCTAATTCTTAAAGATAATAGTACATCATAATAATTAATTTCCGAGAATCACCTGCTCCCAAAGGTAGCTCCATGTAAAATATCCTTCCATCATACCCTTGCCATTACATTAACATACCCAAATGACCAACAATTTTCAACAAGTTCATGAGAAAAATAGATCATTCTATGTGGCTATAATAAAAAATTGAGCGtaaccaaatttttaaaaaaaagaaaacaccaaCTGTGTTTTTCTTTCCTCTTCGAAACCAACTATAGCCATGACTTAACAAAAAATTGCTAATTAACTTTGGCCAAAATAGGTAAACTCCTCCTATATGTCGGCCACATTTCCTACCATACCAACGACAACAGGTAGTCGATGTTATAGAAAGGTCGGTGttgaaaaattgaagaaaagtgAACATTGAATGCATGAGaaatatgaaacaaaaacattatggataaaacaaaaatagataAAATGGGAAAAAGGGAGGGAAAAGGTTACATATTGAAATAATATAGTTTGCACCTGTTAGTTTATCATCGATTGCCTTGAAAATGTGTTGTTTTTGGTATACGGTTCCTGTTTTTCTTATACTAATTGGGAAGTGTTGCACTTAAATTCGtgtgtttattttcttttaagataAGAGAACTGTGAGAAAAGTGGTGatattttcttttccattgAGCCACGGTGTACTcaatagacaattttttttttattatttttaactgATGGTGTTTATAGGTAGAATATTTTATCAACTTATAAATGTAGTGAATCGAATTCAAAATCATTGCGGAATGGAGAAGAAAACTCCCAATTTACTCCCAATGAATTTAACTGAATGCCATGGATTAAGGAAAAGAGTCAGTACTTAGTTTGGCACACATTTTAAGAATACAATGTTCACATCCATTAAATTTTTCGCATAAATTTCAAACTTTGGTTGGTATTGACGGATGAAATAACTTTGCCTCATTTTAACCggctaaaatatttaaaagaataAATACCGCTTATGACCAAGGGACGTGAAAAAATTTGGTTCCCGTGGTCTACACttaagttaagtttaagtggcaacctgccatcagactcaattagacgttttcgtccattgtgataccacaggaacagaaaaaggtagatgccttccagttcctaccgttgaaccatctagaGCGCtttcgaaaagcccaacaacttgcgaatgttcacatccgctaaacaggcaggttctcaaaggcatgagaacctaaagtgaaactccttctaactgctagtgcgggatacacacgcagaaagtgttctatagtctcttcttcttcgatgttctcgcagcttctgcaaaagtcgttgctggcaaccttcagtctgtcagcatgtttttcgattagacagtgatctgtcgtgacggacacaacgactgagacgtctgttctagccaatgacagcaaagcagtagacctcttcaagtctagatgaggccacatagttttggaatgctcacagcccctccttgtgaccatctatcattcgttgctcttcgggcctggccctgaaaacttagcttatatgtcgctagaggcatacccacagtgtccctggaatgtgtagggtagttcctagtctcgcaagctcctcCGCTTTACTGtgccctgggatatctctgtgggccggcatccagaacaggtgaattttgaactgttcagccatctcgtagaGAGATCTGCAACATTCGAGGGTGGTCTACGCTTATCACTGCGCAGAATATTCAAAATGTTGTTGTCAAATTTTATGGCAACGTCAGTGTATCACGACATTAGCTGATTTTTTTCTTATCTACCACCACGCAGTAGATGTCCCCGGTGAATTAGTTTATTTCCTATCACctatatttaaaatgaaaattaaaattttagcccaatctgattaaaaattgcgccctccatagTGCCGCTATAATGTTAAGGGCTAATTCGAACGATACTTGAAATACTCAACAAGAAAGACGATTAAAATATGTATGATTGGGATACATTCGCCACCggataacaatttttttgttcaattttacaAATAGTGTAACTTTTCCGATAGTTTCGATAGGTCGATATTCAGCCAAAATCTAAAATAACGATAGTGTCATCGACATTTTGCCAACTCTACTATGATATGTAGTGCATTGGGTTGGGGAATGGAATTTACGAATTGGAGAGCGGTGGTGGGGCGGAGGTTAAGTGTTTATTGAGATTAGCCGGAAATCGATTCCATATACGAACGGTTCGTGCGAAATGGGAATTCTCTCCACAATGCATTGGCCGGTCCACTGGGCAATCaactacaaacgggtgtgagttcctggaaagtTTAGTGTTTGTGAcgaacatccttacatcagaaaTAATAACATGAATATCAGATGAACACCCACACCataaaagtaccgatagaacagcgtcaGACAAACCACCTTACATAGATGTTCAAGGGATACCTACTGGTTGCAGTCAACGCAACCGATCtcttctgtacacggtccagcaGATCCACGGTTGATTTGAATCTCCAGGCCATATATATAAGTTGCATTCCCTTTTAGAAAAATACCCATGAAgagagctgtcttagaaaattTCTAGCAGTTAGGAAATAGGTAtccttatataaataaaaattttctcatcATATAGGGTCATGGCTgtcaaaagttgaaaattttttatagctcaaaaaaacaaagaaaaaatttttctcaaaatccaaaattttttacagtaaCACGAAAACAAATCCAAAATGGGCGATCAGGTTACTATGGGGAACGCCCAACCCAATGAATGAAGTACGAATATGATTTCATAAAGAGGCAAACAAAATGGGCCGCCGTTCCCCCAAAAATTTCACTCCCTCAGAGGCCCCTTAAACGATTATGTAGTTCTATCGTGCTAATAGAATTAAATGAGACTCAGTTGATAGGTGATGGGgtgtagaaaacaaatttggtttCTAAATTCGACCACTTTACCCCAATGACCCTCAAAATAACCCAGAAAAACTCGCCAAAACGTATATGCAGGTTaaccgggacaatatgagaatcaaatgaaaggtgcttGAAATTAGAGTATGAATTTTACAATATTATTAGCGACCAAATCTCTGAGGGCTTGCACAAAATATTTGACTTTGAGTGTAGAGAACGAATCATACATACAAATGTAATACAGGAGGGAACCGTGAAACTTTAAAACTCTCGAATCTTCTATAGTACTTATAAGgcttcaaaattcaattttatttaaaaacaaggtCTTTGGGGTGTTTCGAAAcacaccgggccagctagtttgatataaaaattcggCACCAATAGTCAGGGGGCCTCCACATCCCTGTCCcccaaaaaatccaaattgccatgtagaccgatcgggacaattaaaaattaaagatatttgggagaagtatatgaatctgatattaaaatttggagcCAAGTTTAAGGATGACAGTGGTCATCGGAAATATACGAGgtctaataaaaaaataaccgttattttCAACCGCTGCGTATGTTCGATTTTCGCACTTTTTTTTAGATCAGACCTCTTAGATCGATCGCATTAATATTAGTTCCAAATAATAGATCTTTGAAAATGAAGAACAaatctgaaataaaatttttttacaaaagtgTTAGGGGCCACCCGAAGCTCCCCTGAAAGGGTGAAGCGAACAGATCAGCACATTGTGGGTCTTATAAAGAAAGTATATAAGTGTAGTACATAGACATAAGCCAATCGGAACAATAAGAAAATCAAATTGAAATTATTTGCATATAAACCAAAGGAAATTATGTTCCCCGTAACGTAAAAAACGCGCAGCGGGGGCTAGTTTtctttaatttcaattttttccatAAAGATTTAATTTCTCCCATTTTCTTTCCCCTTGTTCATGTAATTGGCATTTGATGTCTAAAAACCTTCCgtgtttatttccttttttatttcctACATAATTTTACCATGTCTTCTCAGCTCGTCAAGATGGTTATCTAAAAATGTTTACGAGGATTATTAccattttaatttcaaaaaattcccaTGGGTGAAAAAATTCGTGTAAAAATCAATTCCAAAGTTAAATTCAAATCTTGATCTTGATATGCAgccatttttgtcaaaaatgggGGTGATTTTTTATGCAATATTTTTGTTAAGCAAATCCCTTGATACACATCGGCCTTTTTATGTAAACAATTGTAAATGTAGTCATTTAAATTTATGGGAATTTTCTCGCAGCAGATGACTTTGGCAAGGATTAAACATGGAACAGAGTGTAACTGCACCATCCTTACGGTGCTGCCTGCCTACCGGCCGTTCGGACGGTTATCTTTGGGTAAAAATCAAAAGCAATGTGAAAACGATAACCAGCCGTTAAATGTGCTTGAGATTAAAGGTTTAAAAAGGCGTGTGCCCGTTTTGAAGGACAATGAGAAAGGATTGTTGTTATGGGTTGGCAACGAGGTGGCTAGCGATTGAGCCAGAGAGGAGGGTTATTGACAATGCCAAAGTAAAGCAAGTGAGTGGATGAGATGGGATGGGATGGCTGGAGCATTGAAGTTAATGTTGCTCTTGCTGTTGCCATAGACAATCATCACAACAATCAAGGGCTTAAATAAACTTTCTGCTTCCCCATCAAATCACTTCGCTTTTACGATGCAACCTCTACCTCTTGTTGTTGAAGGTATTCAAAAAAGCACACATTCGTTAGgaaaagacaacaacaaaaagtcaGACCAAGATATTTGTACTTAAATGAGAAGTTTCACACTTTCTATATGCTGTCATGTCGTCATGTCCTTTGTGTAAGTTTGGTGTTGTTGACAGTCTCGCTTGCTGCAAGGACAGGAACCGGAGGAAggaaggacgaacggacggatgtATGGATGGATTTTTGTGACAAACAAGAGACGAACCTTTTTGAAGTTTTCTTAGGCCTAGCAAAGTCTGCCTCATACATGTCTCGTACTTCTCGTATGAGCAGGCAGACTATCGTATGGGAATGTCTTCTGTAtgtgtgcacaaatactttcctTTACACCGCCATCGTCCTCCATTCATGTAGAAGTACAGGTCTAACCAAAAAGGGAGTAAATGATGACGATATGGTTTTTAAGGATTCGACAACTTTAGCACGCGCAATTTGCTTCCGCAATCTTGAAAATGTACTCAAGCAGCAAAGAAGCgcatataacaaaaaataataaaacaaaaccccAGAAATTATGGGTGGTGATATGGTGTGGTGTGTAGAGGTGGTGTTGCAAGCCATAAAAACCCAACAATGTGACCATACAAAAAGGATCTGAAAACACAACAAACACACACGCCCAAGAAGAGTGCTCGTTTATATTAGACTTTATgatgtctgcctgtctgtccattgGTGCGCCCAGTCCTTTCGGTGTCACATACTCTCAGTCACGCCAAAAAATAgatctctgtttttttttttattatgaaagtGGAGAACATTACAAAAAAGCAGCGCCCGGCAGTTAATGCAAACAGTTTTGCAACTAATGTAAACAAATCCCACCAAGCACAAAGGCGAAAGGacgacaaacaaaacaaaaccccaTAACGAATCCATATCACCGGGCTGCTAAAGCCCAATCAAGCCCAGTAACGTGTTTCAGTTTTGGAAACAATGGGAATATACACTCGCGTACAAAACTATAGTTATATCAATTTCGGCGAAGGCATAAAGGCGAGGTGTAACTTCACTGGCTTGctggcgccccggtagccgagttggtagggtggttggattaccagtgtaggggtcgtgggttcgattcccaccaaaagctttgatctgtcgctactgtggtatcacaatggaattaaaaattgtctaagtgagtctgtataGGACTGCCAttcttaccttacctaacccaACTTCACTTGCTGATACCGGGGGCCAATAGGAATGAGCCTAGTACGATCTTCAACATCAACAGGAGTCACATAGCCACTAAATGGGTGCGGCTATCGAGACTGTATTTAGGACACGTGCAGGGACGACAAGACATTGGATCACTTATTATGGCAATGTCCAGTTTTCGCAAGAGATACGTCCCGGTAGGATGGCAGATGATCAATAAATGTgtgaaaaaacacaaaactaaattcttaggagtgagatttttgGAAACCGTTTTAGTGCCTTGTTGCATTCGATAgtttctatacaaaaaaatcTTACTTTTTTCCACAGCAGATGCGATTTTATGTCAAAGTTATTAATATCCACTATTCCTCTCTAAATGGTCTtgtaatattaaaaaaagattttttttggtaaaaacatagtggcttaggaaataaaaagaacattttatttttccaaaatctcTACCTATGTACGTCTAAGAGATGTTCTAAATATTGAATGAAATAATGAATTTCATCAGAATTggacaagggaatcgagggtcaggcgttaatgggttaatataCCTTGAAATAGCCAGTTGTTCACTGCATTTTTTCActtaaggcgctattacacggttTGTatatgtcttatgacatgccactttttgtattaacatgtaattgaaaatgtttgtcaaaattgtcaatttacatacgatttatcatttttgttatcacacctgtatggtattttcgtatgacataaccttaaaatttgagcaaaagcttATGTTTTTATGAG
The genomic region above belongs to Stomoxys calcitrans chromosome 5, idStoCalc2.1, whole genome shotgun sequence and contains:
- the LOC106087955 gene encoding lachesin — translated: MSFSRRISTQLRSSCVHLPTTIILATLMLAMFFIEGTQAQRTPTISYITQEQIKDVGGTVEFDCSVQYASEYPVIWTKNAGDSVFLSTGSTLVIKDSRFALRYDPNSSTYKLQIKDIQETDAGTYTCQIVMSVVHKVSANVQLSVRRPPVISDNSTQSLVASEGSEVQMECYASGYPTPTINWRRENNAILPTDSATYVGNILKIKSVKKEDRGTYYCVADNGVSVGDRRNINLEVEFAPVITVPRPRLGQALQYDMDLECHIEAYPPPAIVWLKDDVQLANNQHYSISHFATADEYTDSTLRVITIEKRQYGDYVCKAVNKLGQAEARVNLFETVIPVCPPACGQAYYGDAERVAATSLASVGILLAFLFTR